In a single window of the Helicobacter felis ATCC 49179 genome:
- a CDS encoding isochorismatase family protein, whose protein sequence is MTPHVILIDIQEKLFPVMSQKDALLTNCLKFLEIAKELKFPILATEQNPDKLGTTLSALAKYPFSVEQKQAFSAYEALQDKIPQGAPLFILGIEAHVCVLQTAQDFLKAGFTPTLLADCTSSRDQSNKQLALDHLRSLGARILSSEIVAFEAMRTYTHPSFKAISKIIK, encoded by the coding sequence ATGACCCCCCATGTGATTCTTATTGACATTCAAGAAAAACTTTTTCCTGTGATGTCCCAAAAAGACGCGCTTTTGACTAATTGTCTCAAATTCTTAGAAATCGCCAAAGAATTAAAATTTCCCATTCTAGCCACAGAACAAAACCCCGACAAGTTGGGCACAACTCTAAGTGCGCTGGCTAAATACCCCTTTAGTGTTGAACAAAAGCAAGCCTTTAGTGCTTATGAGGCTTTGCAAGATAAAATCCCACAGGGCGCGCCCCTTTTTATACTGGGCATTGAAGCGCATGTTTGTGTCTTGCAAACCGCCCAAGATTTTTTAAAAGCGGGCTTTACCCCCACACTTTTAGCCGATTGCACCAGTTCTAGGGATCAGAGCAATAAGCAATTAGCCCTAGATCATCTAAGAAGCTTGGGGGCTAGGATTCTCTCTAGTGAAATTGTCGCTTTTGAGGCCATGCGCACCTACACACACCCTAGTTTTAAAGCCATCTCTAAAATCATCAAGTGA
- a CDS encoding ribonucleotide-diphosphate reductase subunit beta yields the protein MQKETNGSLGRKKIYNPQSAEPAKDRRIFGGNPTGMFDLNQIKYQWAHKIWKTMLHNTWFPEEVSMHGDKTHYLKLSTQEKIGYDRALAQLIFMDSLQTNNLIDNINPFITSPEINLCLVRQAYEEALHSHSYAVMVESISANSDEIYEMWRTDEALKNKNDCVAQVYMDLAHTQTERNLLKALVANQILEGIYFYSGFSFFYALARSGKMLGSAQMIRFIQRDEVTHLALFQSMIHTLKKERPDLFSKDLVEEILEMFKEAVDLESTWGRVITQGEILDLNPVTLRAYIEYLADTRLHAIGLPKIYHTKHPMRWVDQFSSFNSQRSNFFEARVSNYSKGSLSFEGF from the coding sequence ATGCAAAAAGAAACGAATGGGTCTCTTGGACGCAAAAAAATTTACAATCCTCAATCTGCAGAACCTGCTAAAGATCGCCGCATTTTTGGAGGCAACCCTACAGGCATGTTCGATCTCAACCAGATCAAATACCAATGGGCGCATAAGATATGGAAAACGATGTTACACAATACATGGTTTCCAGAAGAAGTGAGCATGCATGGGGATAAAACCCACTATCTTAAACTCAGCACGCAAGAAAAAATCGGCTACGATCGCGCCCTAGCCCAGCTTATTTTTATGGATAGCCTGCAGACTAATAACTTGATTGATAATATCAACCCTTTCATCACTTCCCCAGAAATTAATCTGTGTTTGGTGCGCCAAGCCTACGAAGAAGCCTTGCACAGCCATAGTTATGCGGTAATGGTGGAGAGTATCAGTGCTAATAGCGATGAGATTTATGAAATGTGGCGCACCGATGAGGCATTGAAAAATAAAAATGACTGCGTGGCGCAGGTTTATATGGATTTGGCACACACCCAAACAGAGCGCAATTTGCTCAAAGCCCTTGTGGCCAATCAAATCTTAGAGGGCATTTATTTTTATAGCGGTTTTAGCTTTTTTTACGCGCTAGCTAGAAGTGGGAAAATGCTAGGTTCTGCGCAGATGATTCGCTTTATCCAGCGCGATGAGGTTACACACTTAGCCCTCTTTCAGAGCATGATCCATACTCTTAAGAAAGAACGCCCCGATCTCTTTAGCAAAGACCTAGTAGAGGAAATTTTAGAGATGTTTAAAGAGGCGGTGGATTTAGAGAGCACTTGGGGGAGAGTCATCACTCAAGGCGAGATTTTAGACCTCAACCCTGTTACTCTGCGCGCTTACATCGAATATCTTGCAGACACGCGCTTGCATGCTATTGGCTTGCCTAAAATCTACCACACCAAGCACCCCATGCGCTGGGTGGATCAATTCTCTAGCTTTAATAGCCAACGCTCAAACTTCTTTGAGGCTAGGGTGAGCAATTACTCTAAGGGCAGTTTGAGTTTTGAGGGCTTTTGA
- a CDS encoding HrcA family transcriptional regulator, with protein MGVKKEWLLEAFIKTYLDSHAPVGSESLRLALKERQDTQISSATIRNYFKMLTNDGAMRQSHTSSGRIPTNGALKSYWRAKLDLSTPLEVDLQKLQEASQRYEIFSVVERYKQAVLQAVYNHNDRFLILDFESTQMLLHYNKKLEIFIKDLIGLECKAIQNIALSVCATSLAKQIEACYQEQLYFGLCVLAKLLQAINSKKLEGLFLEIVGGNLFRHLEQGLHFEKILPLGFLGVLRPIKTQDEEMKMFCVGGLEQDFEGFYHSIRKVS; from the coding sequence ATGGGTGTTAAAAAAGAGTGGCTCTTAGAAGCGTTTATTAAAACCTATTTAGATAGCCACGCGCCTGTGGGTTCTGAAAGTTTGCGTTTAGCGCTCAAAGAGAGGCAAGATACGCAAATTTCTTCGGCCACTATCCGCAATTACTTTAAAATGCTCACTAATGATGGTGCGATGCGCCAAAGCCATACCAGTAGCGGGCGTATCCCCACTAATGGGGCCCTTAAAAGTTATTGGCGCGCTAAACTTGATTTAAGCACGCCCTTAGAAGTGGATTTGCAAAAATTACAAGAAGCGAGCCAACGCTATGAGATTTTTAGTGTGGTGGAGCGTTATAAACAAGCGGTATTGCAAGCCGTCTATAACCACAACGATCGTTTCTTAATCTTGGATTTTGAGAGCACACAAATGTTGCTTCATTACAACAAAAAATTAGAAATATTTATCAAAGACCTTATCGGGCTAGAATGTAAGGCCATTCAAAACATCGCCCTATCTGTGTGCGCGACCAGTTTAGCCAAACAGATAGAGGCGTGCTACCAAGAGCAACTTTACTTTGGACTCTGTGTGTTGGCAAAACTCTTACAAGCCATCAACTCTAAAAAACTAGAGGGGTTGTTTTTGGAGATTGTAGGGGGGAATCTATTTAGACATTTAGAACAAGGTTTGCACTTTGAAAAAATATTACCCTTAGGATTCTTAGGGGTGTTGCGCCCGATCAAAACCCAAGATGAAGAGATGAAGATGTTTTGTGTGGGTGGACTTGAACAGGATTTTGAGGGCTTTTATCATTCTATTAGAAAGGTATCCTAA
- the dnaK gene encoding molecular chaperone DnaK translates to MAKVIGIDLGTTNSAMAVYEGNEAKIIANKEGKNTTPSVVAFTDKGEILVGESAKRQAVTNPEKTIYSIKRIMGLMSNEDKAQEAKKRLPYKIVDRNGACAVEIADKIYTPQEISAKILMKLKEDAESYLGESVSEAVITVPAYFNDSQRKATKEAGTIAGLNVLRIINEPTSAALAYGLDKKESEKIMVYDLGGGTFDVTVLETGDNVVEVLATGGDAFLGGDDFDNRIIDFIAKEFESENGIDIKKDIMALQRLKEASENAKKELSSAQESEINLPFITADASGPKHLVKKISRAKFESLIDDLIEDTIKKIDSVIQDAGLSRGDIAEVVMVGGSTRIPKVQERVKSFINKELNKSVNPDEVVAVGASIQAGVLKGDVKDVLLLDVIPLSLGIETLGGVMTKVIEKGTTIPAKKAQIFSTAEDNQPAVSILVLQGEREFAKDNKSLGKFDLTGISPQPRGIPQIEVTFDIDANGILTVSAKDKNTGKSQEIRITGSSGLSDSEIEKMVKDAELHKEEDTRRKAVVELKNQAESLAHETKKGLEEHKANLEAGEVEKIQNALSDLEASVKNENATKEEVEGKIKALAEASKKLTEAMMQKEKNPQSAKKDEDVIDAEVE, encoded by the coding sequence ATGGCAAAAGTCATTGGTATTGACTTAGGAACAACAAACTCCGCGATGGCGGTTTATGAGGGCAATGAGGCAAAGATTATCGCCAACAAAGAGGGTAAAAATACAACCCCCTCAGTGGTGGCTTTCACTGATAAGGGTGAAATCTTAGTGGGCGAGAGTGCCAAACGCCAAGCGGTTACCAACCCAGAGAAAACAATCTATTCGATCAAACGAATCATGGGCTTGATGAGCAATGAGGATAAAGCCCAAGAAGCTAAAAAACGCCTGCCCTATAAAATCGTGGATCGTAACGGGGCTTGTGCGGTGGAAATTGCAGATAAAATTTACACTCCCCAAGAAATCTCAGCCAAAATTTTAATGAAACTCAAAGAGGACGCAGAGAGTTATTTGGGTGAATCTGTGAGCGAAGCGGTGATCACCGTGCCTGCTTATTTTAATGACAGCCAAAGAAAAGCCACCAAAGAGGCCGGCACCATTGCAGGCTTGAATGTGTTGCGTATCATCAACGAGCCCACTTCAGCGGCACTGGCTTATGGGCTTGATAAGAAAGAGTCTGAAAAAATCATGGTTTATGATTTGGGTGGGGGGACTTTTGATGTTACTGTGCTTGAAACTGGGGATAATGTCGTAGAAGTGCTAGCCACTGGGGGGGATGCTTTCTTGGGTGGAGATGACTTTGATAACCGCATCATTGATTTTATCGCCAAAGAGTTTGAGAGCGAGAATGGCATCGACATTAAAAAAGACATCATGGCGTTGCAACGCTTGAAAGAAGCTAGCGAAAACGCCAAAAAGGAATTAAGTTCGGCTCAAGAGAGCGAAATTAACCTGCCCTTTATCACCGCAGATGCCAGCGGTCCTAAACACTTGGTCAAAAAGATCAGCCGTGCTAAGTTTGAGAGCTTGATTGATGATTTGATTGAAGACACCATTAAAAAAATTGATAGCGTGATCCAAGATGCGGGTTTAAGCCGTGGCGACATTGCTGAAGTGGTGATGGTGGGTGGCTCTACGCGCATCCCCAAAGTGCAAGAACGCGTCAAAAGCTTTATCAATAAAGAGTTAAATAAATCTGTTAACCCTGATGAGGTCGTGGCTGTGGGGGCAAGTATCCAAGCAGGCGTATTAAAGGGTGATGTGAAAGATGTCTTACTGCTTGATGTTATCCCTTTAAGTTTGGGTATTGAAACTTTAGGCGGGGTGATGACTAAGGTCATTGAAAAGGGCACCACCATTCCAGCTAAAAAGGCGCAGATTTTTTCTACCGCTGAGGATAACCAACCCGCCGTGTCTATCTTAGTTTTACAGGGTGAGCGCGAATTTGCTAAGGACAATAAATCTCTGGGTAAATTTGATCTAACTGGCATCTCCCCTCAACCAAGAGGTATCCCTCAAATTGAGGTTACCTTTGACATTGACGCAAACGGGATTTTAACCGTTTCTGCTAAGGATAAAAATACTGGTAAATCCCAAGAAATCAGGATCACCGGTTCTAGCGGCTTGAGCGATAGCGAAATTGAAAAAATGGTTAAAGACGCAGAGTTGCACAAAGAAGAGGACACCCGCCGTAAAGCTGTGGTGGAGCTCAAAAACCAGGCCGAGAGTTTGGCGCATGAAACCAAAAAAGGTCTTGAAGAGCATAAAGCCAATTTAGAGGCTGGCGAAGTGGAAAAAATCCAAAACGCTTTGAGCGACTTAGAGGCAAGTGTTAAAAATGAGAACGCCACTAAAGAAGAGGTCGAGGGTAAAATCAAAGCCCTAGCTGAGGCATCCAAAAAGCTCACCGAAGCGATGATGCAAAAGGAGAAAAATCCTCAGTCTGCAAAAAAAGATGAAGATGTGATTGACGCTGAGGTGGAGTAA
- a CDS encoding LptF/LptG family permease yields the protein MAKNYMLNAAGQVFFSFFIVLFFIASIVMLISIATVTLVVKLSALDLLQLYFYLLPGTLFFIIPITFFGACVIGLARLSYDHELLVFFSLGIAPRQIVRAFLPLCLVVSALLLVFSLILVPASKSAYYSFLRDKKERVDVNIQAGEFGQKLGDWLVYVGKSQNGVFGDLVLFSHSGLSTESFIIAKEGRIRNQNGLFELELDHGNAYFAAKGQVRKVHFKELILKNKPALSERKDAAYLYGHDFIGYWGKAFGAHPNAHQQRRFTQAILVALFPLASLFCIPLFGIANPRYAKNLSYVYVLITTGIYFLLMHIISQDFPLVGTISLPIVWMLGSYWLYRYKVVCSY from the coding sequence ATCGCTAAAAACTACATGCTCAACGCGGCAGGTCAGGTCTTTTTCTCTTTTTTTATCGTTCTTTTCTTTATTGCCTCCATTGTGATGCTCATTAGCATCGCCACTGTAACACTTGTGGTCAAACTAAGTGCGCTAGACCTTTTGCAACTTTATTTTTATCTTTTGCCCGGAACTCTCTTTTTCATCATCCCCATTACCTTTTTTGGGGCTTGTGTGATCGGCTTGGCACGCTTATCCTACGACCATGAGCTTTTGGTCTTTTTCTCTTTAGGTATAGCTCCTAGGCAAATTGTGCGCGCGTTTTTGCCCCTTTGTTTGGTAGTGAGCGCGCTCTTATTGGTGTTTTCTTTGATCTTGGTGCCCGCCTCCAAGAGTGCGTATTACTCCTTTTTGCGCGATAAAAAAGAACGAGTCGATGTGAATATCCAAGCGGGGGAATTTGGGCAAAAGCTGGGCGATTGGCTAGTATATGTGGGCAAGAGTCAGAACGGAGTTTTTGGCGATTTGGTGCTTTTCTCACATAGTGGCTTGAGCACAGAGAGTTTTATTATCGCCAAAGAGGGGCGTATCCGCAATCAAAATGGACTCTTTGAGTTGGAATTAGACCATGGTAATGCGTATTTTGCGGCCAAAGGGCAGGTGCGCAAAGTGCATTTTAAAGAACTTATTTTAAAAAATAAACCCGCTCTCTCTGAGCGCAAGGATGCGGCGTATTTGTATGGGCATGATTTTATAGGGTATTGGGGAAAAGCTTTTGGAGCCCACCCCAATGCGCACCAACAACGCCGTTTCACTCAAGCCATTTTAGTCGCCCTTTTCCCTTTAGCCAGCCTATTTTGCATCCCTTTATTTGGGATCGCTAATCCGCGCTATGCTAAGAATCTCTCCTATGTCTATGTTCTCATTACTACGGGTATCTATTTTTTGCTCATGCACATCATCAGTCAAGATTTCCCTCTAGTGGGCACAATTAGCCTGCCCATTGTGTGGATGTTGGGTTCTTATTGGCTTTACCGCTACAAGGTGGTGTGTTCTTACTAA
- the truA gene encoding tRNA pseudouridine(38-40) synthase TruA — protein MGRFQMLLAYDGSAFYGYAKQPNLPSVEGALESALLKLGISSPILCAGRTDRGVHALCQVISFSTPLSLQTLQRHLPPKLPAPILCKGIQEVPLDFHPRFDATWRLYRYICTNIPPSPFLSRFIAHCAYGPLKLIQEALNLFVGTHDFKFFCKRETRHTQRTIHSTKVYQRVLYNHPCIVIAIRAPSFLRAQVRLMVSAALAHSLGKLSLEDLKAQIATRARHHHLLAPPQGLYLARVAYPPFAIT, from the coding sequence ATGGGGCGTTTTCAAATGCTCTTGGCCTATGATGGGAGTGCCTTTTATGGCTATGCCAAACAGCCCAATTTGCCCAGTGTAGAGGGCGCGCTTGAGAGTGCGCTATTAAAATTAGGGATTTCTAGCCCCATTTTATGTGCCGGGCGCACAGATAGGGGAGTGCATGCCCTCTGCCAAGTGATTTCTTTTAGCACGCCTTTAAGCCTACAAACCCTGCAAAGACATCTCCCCCCTAAACTGCCTGCCCCTATTTTGTGTAAAGGTATACAAGAAGTCCCCCTAGATTTTCATCCGCGCTTTGACGCCACTTGGCGACTCTATCGCTATATATGCACGAACATACCCCCCTCTCCCTTTTTAAGCCGTTTTATCGCCCATTGTGCCTATGGACCTCTTAAGCTTATTCAAGAAGCCCTAAATCTCTTTGTAGGCACACATGATTTTAAATTCTTTTGCAAACGCGAAACACGGCACACACAGCGCACGATTCATAGTACAAAGGTTTATCAGCGCGTCCTATACAACCACCCATGCATAGTCATAGCAATACGCGCCCCCTCTTTTTTGCGCGCGCAAGTACGCTTGATGGTAAGCGCGGCTTTGGCGCACTCTTTAGGCAAATTATCCCTAGAGGATTTAAAAGCCCAAATTGCCACGCGCGCGCGCCATCATCACCTTTTAGCCCCCCCACAAGGGCTTTATTTGGCACGTGTCGCTTACCCGCCATTTGCAATCACTTAA
- a CDS encoding MBL fold metallo-hydrolase codes for MFAPLRGGGGELACPKHSWKLDLNTLTYQNGSTKTPIDPTTYTHKNNTLTLYKPSNLHNPFKPTTRGNFSLRYHNHACVSLYGGGLHILTDPWLLGSAFLTGWWHAHPSSEQALQALQEADLIYISHNHPDHLSPQTLELVSKDTLIICANFDSKSTQKGLQNLGFKNVIPLDFKQIYQVSESAQLALLKSGDFRDDSGLYLCLEGHEIILSVDSNFLNQYILPQNLSLLCSAFAGGASGFPLCFENYSHAEQESILKRNLKGAFKGVEDLMQVCRPKAYMPYAGMFKERAQRDKMIAQRNHKHCPKDYENLCNAVQARYLEPRPDTLYSFTSNGTNQQEVPTTLLNLPEPEVEIQKLKETYHYDPIKLIAYLKEANYHDRQIVYFVPTNDDFSQELGAKVVADFSTQSFRTLEPEETMLEAKEGFKIMVLKMRAEILALVVARKLPFEDFSIGFHCRVWRNPNVYESAFWFHFTNVCCEGLGALAN; via the coding sequence ATGTTTGCGCCCCTGCGGGGGGGGGGGGGGGAACTTGCCTGCCCCAAGCATTCTTGGAAACTTGATTTAAACACTTTAACTTATCAAAATGGGAGCACCAAAACTCCCATCGATCCTACCACCTATACTCATAAAAACAATACCCTAACCCTATACAAACCCAGCAATTTGCACAACCCCTTTAAACCCACCACAAGAGGCAATTTTAGCCTGCGTTACCACAACCATGCCTGTGTATCCCTTTATGGCGGAGGGTTGCACATTTTAACCGATCCATGGCTACTAGGGTCAGCGTTTCTAACTGGGTGGTGGCATGCCCATCCTAGCTCTGAGCAAGCTCTGCAGGCCTTGCAAGAAGCGGATTTGATCTATATCTCTCACAACCACCCCGATCACCTCAGCCCTCAAACTTTAGAGTTAGTCAGTAAAGATACATTGATCATTTGCGCTAATTTTGACTCCAAAAGCACACAGAAAGGCTTGCAAAATTTAGGCTTTAAGAATGTGATCCCCTTAGATTTTAAGCAGATTTATCAAGTCTCTGAGAGCGCGCAACTTGCACTGCTTAAATCCGGGGATTTTAGAGATGATAGCGGGCTGTATTTGTGCCTAGAAGGGCATGAAATCATTTTGAGTGTGGATAGCAATTTTTTAAACCAATACATTTTGCCCCAAAATTTAAGCCTATTGTGTAGTGCCTTTGCTGGGGGAGCGAGTGGTTTTCCTCTCTGCTTTGAAAATTACAGCCACGCAGAACAAGAGAGTATTTTAAAGCGCAATTTAAAGGGTGCTTTTAAAGGAGTGGAGGATTTAATGCAGGTTTGTCGCCCTAAAGCCTATATGCCCTACGCAGGGATGTTTAAAGAGAGGGCACAGCGGGATAAGATGATAGCCCAACGCAACCATAAACACTGCCCTAAAGATTATGAAAATCTTTGTAATGCTGTGCAAGCGCGCTACCTTGAGCCCAGACCTGACACCCTTTATAGCTTTACTTCTAATGGAACAAATCAACAGGAAGTCCCCACAACTCTATTAAATTTACCTGAGCCAGAAGTGGAGATTCAAAAGCTTAAAGAAACTTATCATTACGACCCAATCAAACTCATCGCCTACTTAAAAGAGGCTAATTATCACGATCGGCAGATTGTATATTTTGTGCCCACTAACGATGATTTTAGCCAAGAGCTAGGGGCTAAAGTTGTGGCAGACTTTTCTACTCAAAGCTTTAGAACGCTTGAGCCTGAAGAAACCATGCTAGAAGCCAAAGAAGGCTTTAAAATCATGGTGCTTAAAATGCGGGCAGAAATTTTAGCCTTAGTTGTGGCGCGTAAACTCCCTTTTGAGGATTTTTCCATCGGGTTTCATTGCCGTGTGTGGCGCAATCCAAATGTCTATGAAAGCGCGTTTTGGTTTCATTTCACCAATGTGTGTTGTGAGGGTTTAGGGGCGCTTGCTAACTAG
- the ybeY gene encoding rRNA maturation RNase YbeY: MPLMAHLGKSGGVELVLVDSERIQELNRDYRGVDKSTDVLSFPIEMPAQNLLGSVVINVECAQMEAQKRGHSLLDELRLLFLHGYLHLLGYDHEKDNGEQRALEEEMIQVFNLPSSLIVRAENL, encoded by the coding sequence ATGCCTTTAATGGCGCATTTGGGCAAGAGCGGGGGAGTGGAATTGGTTTTAGTGGATTCAGAGCGCATTCAAGAGCTCAATAGAGATTACCGGGGAGTGGACAAATCTACAGATGTGCTAAGTTTTCCTATTGAGATGCCTGCTCAAAATTTATTAGGCAGTGTGGTGATCAATGTGGAATGCGCCCAAATGGAGGCGCAAAAGCGCGGGCACAGCCTGCTAGATGAACTCAGACTCTTATTTTTGCATGGTTATTTGCACTTGTTGGGCTACGATCACGAAAAAGATAATGGAGAACAACGGGCCTTAGAAGAAGAGATGATCCAAGTCTTCAATTTACCCTCTAGTTTAATTGTGCGCGCTGAAAATCTTTAA
- a CDS encoding putative periplasmic lipoprotein produces the protein MKSLFVLLPLAFLLAGCGRSSETGDYIRGCQRSGLDYKTCSCLAEKIIGDATEEEFKNEALLRKRAANPDPKILRKCIGKQDAKEMISRALINQNVPKSTAVCLAKKFLKQLSDEEIELLETPSFGPVENQKVEAVQHKILQLAQSGEIESCK, from the coding sequence ATGAAATCTCTTTTTGTATTATTACCTTTGGCATTTTTGCTAGCAGGATGTGGTAGAAGCAGTGAGACTGGGGATTACATACGAGGTTGCCAGCGCAGTGGCCTAGATTACAAAACCTGTTCTTGTTTGGCTGAGAAAATTATAGGCGATGCCACAGAGGAAGAATTCAAAAACGAGGCCTTGTTACGCAAGAGAGCAGCCAATCCGGATCCTAAAATCCTTAGAAAATGCATCGGAAAACAAGACGCTAAGGAAATGATTAGCCGTGCCTTAATCAATCAAAATGTGCCCAAATCCACCGCAGTCTGTCTTGCCAAAAAGTTTTTAAAACAACTAAGCGATGAGGAAATAGAATTATTAGAAACTCCTTCCTTTGGTCCGGTTGAAAATCAAAAAGTTGAGGCGGTGCAACATAAAATTCTACAACTCGCTCAAAGTGGAGAGATAGAATCTTGTAAATAA
- the grpE gene encoding nucleotide exchange factor GrpE: MQDIGLKDKDDSKNMASQVEQEADYQSCEETHTCPVETAQEPAIDYQAKFKEAQDLYLRTHADFENVKKRLEKDKSMALEYAYEKIAQDLLPVIDTLHAALQSAKQEGSSAISEGLELTLQKMHEVLAKHGIECVECASDFDPHLHNAIMHVQADHKEEGQIVEVFQKGYKYKERLLRPAMVSIAKNN, from the coding sequence ATGCAAGATATAGGTTTAAAAGACAAAGACGATTCAAAAAACATGGCTTCGCAGGTGGAGCAAGAGGCGGACTATCAAAGTTGTGAGGAAACCCACACCTGCCCCGTAGAAACTGCACAAGAACCTGCGATCGACTACCAAGCCAAATTTAAGGAAGCTCAGGATTTGTATTTGCGCACCCATGCGGATTTTGAAAATGTCAAAAAACGCCTAGAAAAAGATAAATCGATGGCACTAGAATACGCTTATGAAAAGATCGCCCAAGATTTATTGCCCGTGATCGACACCTTGCACGCGGCTTTGCAAAGTGCCAAGCAGGAGGGAAGCAGTGCCATCTCTGAGGGCTTGGAGCTCACTTTGCAAAAAATGCATGAGGTGTTGGCTAAACATGGCATTGAATGCGTGGAGTGCGCTTCTGATTTTGATCCCCACTTGCACAATGCGATCATGCATGTGCAAGCCGATCACAAAGAAGAGGGGCAGATTGTCGAGGTTTTCCAAAAAGGCTACAAGTATAAAGAACGCTTGTTGCGCCCTGCGATGGTGAGCATCGCTAAAAATAATTAA
- a CDS encoding protein-L-isoaspartate(D-aspartate) O-methyltransferase yields MHRIQNAHMCADIAKHFPLEAPIKEAICAIPRAEFVPSKQLAYTLDALPMGADQFISSPLTVAKMTQFLQPYQVDSVLEIGCGSGYQAMVLSKLFRRVFTIERIEKLLLEAKERFRKLKVTNIHTKLGDGQQGWEQYAPYDRILLSACIPAIPQALSAQLEEGGLLVAPIGNQQSQQITRFVKKNGVLIVESVLDQCLFVPIVSGVERGV; encoded by the coding sequence ATGCACCGCATCCAAAACGCGCACATGTGCGCAGACATCGCCAAGCACTTCCCCCTAGAAGCTCCCATTAAAGAGGCAATTTGTGCGATCCCCCGCGCAGAATTTGTCCCCTCTAAACAACTTGCCTATACCCTAGACGCTCTTCCCATGGGCGCAGATCAATTTATCAGCTCCCCTTTAACCGTGGCTAAGATGACGCAATTCTTACAGCCCTATCAAGTGGATAGCGTGCTAGAGATCGGCTGTGGAAGCGGGTATCAAGCGATGGTGCTCTCCAAACTCTTTAGGCGGGTTTTCACCATTGAGCGCATTGAAAAACTCCTATTAGAAGCCAAAGAGCGTTTTAGAAAACTCAAAGTTACCAACATCCACACCAAATTAGGCGATGGGCAACAGGGCTGGGAGCAATACGCCCCCTACGATCGAATCTTGCTCTCAGCTTGTATTCCAGCCATCCCCCAAGCTTTGAGCGCGCAGTTAGAAGAGGGGGGGTTATTAGTCGCGCCCATTGGCAATCAGCAAAGCCAGCAGATCACCCGTTTTGTTAAAAAGAACGGGGTTTTGATTGTGGAGAGTGTGCTCGATCAATGTCTCTTTGTCCCCATTGTAAGCGGGGTTGAAAGAGGGGTTTAG